In one Arachis duranensis cultivar V14167 chromosome 9, aradu.V14167.gnm2.J7QH, whole genome shotgun sequence genomic region, the following are encoded:
- the LOC107467378 gene encoding ABC transporter G family member 7: protein MVAFGGKKMRQMVVGFGGSGIGQVVAAVAVSFLLRLFTSPGPALPPDDEDNDGGYEVPENGIHDAEAPPSGKVTPVTIRWNNINCSLSDKSSKSVRILLKNVSGEAKPGRLLAIMGPSGSGKTTLLNVLAGQLAASPRLHLSGRLEFNGKPSSRNTYKFAYVRQEDLFFSQLTVRETLSLAIELQLPHISSAEERDEYVNNLLFKLGLVSCADTNVGDAKVRGISGGEKKRLSLACELLASPSVIFADEPTTGLDAFQAEKVVETLQQLAQDGHTVICSIHQPRGSVYSKFDDIVLLTEGSLVYAGPAHDEPLAYFSKFGNWLIIVHIXXXISVDYSSADSVYSSRKRIDGLVESFSQRLSTSFIIYATPITVDELSKSRKKISRRTIVQKKGGWWKQFWLLLRRAWMQASRDVPTNKVRARMSIASAIIFGSVFWRMGNSQTSIQDRMGLLQVAAINTAMAALTKTVGVFPKERAIVDRERAKGSYSLGPYLFSKLLAEIPIGASFPLMFGAVLYPMARLHPTLLRFGKFCGIVTMESFAASAMGLTVGAMVPTTEAAMAVGPSLMTVFIVFGGYYVNPENTPIIFRWIPSVSLIRWAFQGLCINEFSGLQFEHQNSFDIQTGEQALERLSFGKSRISDTVLAQNRILFFWYCTTYLLLEKNKPKFQQLEPIPLEQNKTHFKLEELNPEQVDQTLESQPVSQDGSNQPLESPEVDPIGPFVLEGTK, encoded by the exons ATGGTGGCTTTTGGCGGGAAAAAGATGCGCCAAATGGTTGTTGGCTTCGGTGGAAGTGGCATCGGCCAGGTCGTTGCCGCCGTCGCCGTTTCCTTCCTCCTCCGCCTGTTCACTTCTCCCGGTCCCGCACTCCCTCCGGACGATGAAGATAATGACGGCGGCTACGAGGTGCCGGAGAACGGCATCCACGACGCGGAAGCTCCGCCTTCCGGAAAGGTTACGCCGGTTACAATCCGATGGAACAACATCAATTGCTCCCTTTCCGATAAATCGTCCAAGTCC GTGAGGATTTTGCTGAAAAATGTGAGTGGAGAAGCAAAACCTGGAAGGTTGCTAGCTATAATGGGGCCTTCGGGTTCAGGGAAGACAACTCTGCTTAATGTTCTTGCAGGCCAGTTGGCAGCATCGCCTCGGTTGCATTTGTCAGGCCGTTTGGAGTTCAATGGAAAGCCTAGTTCAAGGAACACTTACAA GTTTGCTTATGTGAGGCAGGAGGATCTCTTCTTCTCACAACTCACTGTTCGGGAAACATTGTCTCTTGCTATAGAACTCCAGCTTCCCCACATTTCATCTGCAGAAGAGAGAGATGAATACGTGAACAATCTCCTTTTCAAACTAGGCTTG GTCAGTTGTGCTGATACCAATGTTGGTGATGCGAAAGTTCGTGGAATCAGTGGTGGTGAAAAGAAACGCTTATCCTTGGCATGTGAATTACTTGCAAGCCCATCTGTTATATTTGCTGATGAACCCACAACAG GACTTGATGCCTTCCAAGCTGAGAAAGTCGTGGAAACTCTTCAACAACTTGCCCAAGATGGTCATACTGTAATTTGCTCTATACATCAGCCAAGAGGTTCAGTGTACAGTAAATTCGATGACATTGTCTTGCTAACAGAGGGTTCACTTGTGTATGCTGGTCCTGCCCATGATGAACCATTGGCATACTTCTCAAAATTTGG CAATTGGCTGATAATTGTCCATATANNNNNNNNTATATCTGTAGACTACAGTTCTGCTGATAGTGTTTATTCCTCTCGAAAAAGGATCGATGGTCTTGTCGAGTCATTCTCGCAAAGGCTATCTACATCTTTTATAATATATGCAACTCCAATTACTGTAGATGAGCTCTCAAAAAGTAGAAAGAAAATCAGTAGGAGGACTATTGTGCAGAAGAAAGGAGGTTGGTGGAAGCAATTTTGGTTGCTTCTTAGGCGAGCATGGATGCAG GCTTCCCGAGATGTACCAACAAACAAAGTTCGAGCAAGGATGTCAATAGCATCAGCAATTATCTTCGGTTCAGTTTTCTGGAGAATGGGAAATTCCCAGACTTCAATACAAGACAGAATGGGATTACTTCAG GTAGCCGCAATAAATACAGCTATGGCAGCTCTCACAAAGACTGTTGGTGTATTTCCAAAGGAACGCGCCATTGTTGATAGAGAACGTGCAAAAGGCTCCTATTCTTTGGGTCCCTATCTGTTCTCAAAATTGTTAGCAGAGATTCCGATTGGAGCCTCATTTCCATTGATGTTTGGTGCTGTTTTATACCCAATGGCTCGTCTTCATCCTACTTTGCTCAG ATTTGGGAAATTCTGTGGAATTGTCACCATGGAGTCTTTTGCTGCATCTGCAATGGGTCTCACTGTTGGTGCTATGGTTCCAACCACCGAAGCTGCAATGGCGGTAGGCCCATCTCTTATGACAGTTTTTATTGTATTTGGAGGCTACTATGTCAATCCTGAGAATACCCCCATCATCTTCCGTTGGATTCCCAGCGTTTCTCTAATTAGATG GGCCTTCCAAGGACTTTGCATCAATGAATTTAGCGGTCTTCAATTTGAGCATCAGAATTCTTTTGACATTCAAACTGGAGAACAG GCACTTGAGCGCCTTTCCTTTGGAAAAAGTAGGATTAGTGATACAGTGTTAGCACAAAATAGAATACTGTTCTTCTGGTATTGCACCACCTACCTTCTCCTTGAGAAAAACAAGCCTAAATTCCAGCAACTTGAGCCAATCCCACTTGAACAAAACAAAACACACTTCAAACTCGAGGAATTAAACCCTGAACAAGTTGATCAGACACTTGAATCTCAACCTGTCAGCCAAGATGGATCCAACCAGCCTCTTGAGTCACCTGAAGTGGATCCTATTGGTCCATTTGTCTTAGAAG GTACTAAGTAA
- the LOC107467376 gene encoding uncharacterized protein LOC107467376, which yields MQSRTCLCSLGLPSLPPPPRRNSSLPFISHTNRRSFICASSSYGHHNYNDGKLVDEDMITLRWRIREIEMDENNNNEAPSDWMSKLEKKYFANYESDVCEAVGFLQRMLMDTRPSFAFAIIALLMLSMSTSASLLLFNLVHYLANPIM from the coding sequence ATGCAATCAAGAACTTGTCTATGCTCTCTTGGCCTTCCATCACTCCCTCCTCCTCCACGGCGCAATTCATCACTACCCTTTATTTCACACACTAATAGGAGGAGCTTTATATGTGCATCATCATCATACGGGCACCACAATTACAATGATGGGAAGTTGGTGGATGAGGACATGATCACTCTCAGATGGAGAATCCGGGAGATTGAGATGgatgaaaataacaacaatgaagCTCCTTCTGATTGGATGAGcaaattggagaagaaatacTTTGCAAACTATGAGTCAGATGTGTGTGAGGCAGTTGGATTCTTACAGAGAATGTTAATGGACACTAGACCTTCCTTCGCATTCGCCATCATCGCTCTGCTTATGCTAAGCATGTCAACCTCAGCTTCACTACTACTCTTTAATCTCGTCCATTATTTAGCCAACCCAATCATGTAA
- the LOC107467377 gene encoding uncharacterized protein LOC107467377: MQSTSLINYSSSAPYFHGRKLGKSSVIVMACWKNNDTNNNNYYGGRLVDESMIVLRKRIHEMKMIERNYEAPSDWMDWEKQYYTSYDSMVLEAMAFLQTQLMNTRPSFALGAMAILALSLPTSAALFFFHLLHFTNSLFSPGIH; encoded by the coding sequence ATGCAATCCACTTCTCTGATAAATTATTCCTCATCAGCACCATATTTTCATGGAAGGAAATTAGGGAAATCTTCAGTGATAGTTATGGCATGTTGGAAGAATAATGATACCAACAATAACAACTACTATGGTGGTAGATTGGTGGATGAGAGCATGAtagtgctgaggaagaggatcCATGAGATGAAGATGATTGAGAGGAACTACGAGGCACCTTCTGATTGGATGGATTGGGAGAAACAATATTACACAAGCTATGACTCCATGGTGTTGGAAGCCATGGCCTTTCTCCAGACACAGTTGATGAACACAAGGCCAAGTTTCGCTCTTGGAGCTATGGCTATTCTTGCTCTCTCTCTTCCAACTTCTGCTGCTCTTTTTTTCTTCCATCTTCTTCACTTTACCAACTCTCTTTTCTCTCCTGGGATCCATTAG